The Streptomyces sp. NBC_00569 genomic sequence AGCACGAGGACCGCGCGCTGATGACGGCGCTCACCGGGGAACCGCTGCTCCCGCAGGACGCGGCCGACCCCGAGACGGTCGCCGCGCACGCGGCGGCGCAGGCCGATGTCGCGCTGCTCGCGGAGCAGGTGCGGGGGATCGGGGACGCGCTCGCCGCGCGGGCGCTGCCGCGCCCCGCGCCGGTGGCCGCCCGGCGGCCCCGCCGCAGGCCCCTCGCCGTAGCCTTCGGGGCGCTCGCCGCCGCCTGCGCGGCCACGCTGCTCGGCGGGCTGGTGTGGCTGGGTGCCGTCGCTCCCGGCGGCGGCGCCGACAACAAGTCCGCGGCGGACCACGGTGGGGCCGCGGACAGCGGGAAGCAGGGCGCGGACGTGACGCCGGAGGGCTTCGTGGCGTGCTCGCGGCTCATCGTCGAGGGCACGGTCGTCAAGGTCGAGCCCGTGCCCGGCGCGGAACGCGACACGATCACGCTGACCGCGACCCGCTACTACAAGCCCGCCGAGGGACCGGAGAAGGTCACCTTCCGGATGGATCACGACGTCGACCCGCGCCTGAAGCCGGGCGACCGCACGCTGATCAGCATTCCCAAGGGCGAGGAGTTCCCGGACAACTGGGCAGTGAAGGCGGCGGACCGCGCGTCCCTGCGCGACATGGTCGTCAACGCACTGCCCGGCTCCCGCGCCCTGACCTGCTCGAAGGCCCCCGGCCCGGGCGTGTGACGGCTCGTTCCGACGGGACGGCGACGGGGGCCGCAAAGGGGAACGGCACAGGGAACGGCAAAGGGCGGGCGTCCCTCAGGACGCCCGCCCTTTGCCGTTACCGGACTACCGGGTCACCGTTACGGCGTGACCTTCTCGATCTTCACGCTGCCGAGCCCGGCGACCGTGCCGCGCCCGTTCAGGAGCTGCACCTCGCCGAAGAACTCGCGGCCCTCCGGCGCGGCCGCCGCGGCGACGACCTCGGCGGTGACCTGGGTCGAGTCACCGTTGCCGAGCTTCACGGACTTCGCCTCGTCGACCTTGACCTGGCCGAGCGTCGGGGAGAAGAACACGTCGCGGTAGTCGTACTCCGTCGAACCGGACGGGACGGAGTAGCCCACGACCTCGACCGTGTAGGTGCCGGCGGCCGGCTTGCTGATGCTGACGGCCTCCTCGGAGTCGCCGTCGGCGGACTGGGCGACCTGGTTGCCGTCCTGGTCGTAGACCGTCAGGTCCAGGTCGGCGGCGTTGTCGGAGACGCCGCCGATGGCGACGTCCAGACGCTCGGCGCCCGCGGGGACGACGACCGTGGAGGTCTGCGTCTCACCCTCCTTGACGGACGGACGCGCCGTCTTGGACGAGCCGAGCGGACCGCCCTTCAGCTTGCCGTCGAGCGCGGCGAACTTGTTCGTCACCTTCCACGAGACGGCGGCCGGGGTGCCGACCTTGGCCTCGGGGACGGTCTGCACGGCCGGGTCGAAGGCCGCGCCGAGCACGGCGACGTCCAGCTTGTACGGGTTGTCGAGCTGCGGCGACGTACGGCGCGCCTCGACCTCGATCTCCCAGACACCGGCCTGCGGGTCCGCGTACGAACGCAGGTCGGGGCGGCAGACGTTGTCCGGGTTGTAGTTCGGGTAGCAGCTCGGCGTCGACGTGTCGTCCACCGGGACGCCGTACGGGTGGATCGAGATGAAGCGGGTCTGGCTCTTGTCCTTCAGACCGCTCATCGCGACCTCGAGGGACTTCGCGCCCTCGGGGACCGTCAGGAAGTACGACTTCGTGCTGTTGCGCTGCACGGAGCCGGAGTCCGAGAACGTGTACGACGGCTTCGCGAGCGGCGTCGCGACGACGACGGTCGCCATGACCTGCTGGTCGACGCCCTCGGTGCGCGGGTCGTCCACCTCCAGGATGGCGCTGCGCAGACCGGCGCTCTTCGGCGCGGCCTGCACCTTGACGGTGACCGGCTTGTTCAGCGGCAGCGAGACGGTGTCGTCGCCGACGATGCGGAACGTGGAGCCCGAGTTGTTCTTGAGGGACAGCTCGTGGCGGACCGCACGGTCCGGGCCCGACGTCCGCGTGACGGTGACGTCGTAGGTCTTCTTCTGGCCGGCCTTGAGGCCGCCTTCGCGGTCGTAGATGCCGGTGCCGAAGCCCGGGTCCAGGAGCGCGTAGTCGATCGCGGTGTCGACCGGGGCCTTCACCGTGTAGGCGTGGGCGTCCGCGCCGCGCTTGATGGACTTCCACGCGTCGACGATGTCGATGAGACCGGAGCCCTCGGCGTACGCCTGCTCGCCGCTGATGTGCTTCGCGGTCGAGGTGAGCGCCGTGCGCAGCTTCGCCGGGGTGAGCGCGATGTGCTTCTGCTTGGCGGCGGAGAGCAGCAGGGCCGAGGCGCCCGCGGCCTGCGGGGAGGCCATCGAGGTGCCCTGGAGCATCGAGTAGCCGGCCGGCAGGGAGTAGCCCGCCTCGGCGACCGGGGAGCCCGGCAGCCAGGTCTGCGTCGTGTTGATCGCGGCGCCGGGCGCGGTGATGGTCGGCGTGAAGCCGCCGTCCTCACGCGGGCCGCGCGACGAGAACGGCATCATGGCGTAGCGCTTCGTCACGCCGGAGCCGTAGTTGGCGGCCCAGGTCTCCTTGGAGATGGACGCGCCGACGGAGATGACCTTGTCGGCGAGGCCGGGGTCGCCGATGGTGTTGGCGCCGGGGCCGGAGTTGCCCGCGGAGATCACGAGCTGGACGCCGTAGGTGTCGATGAGGCGCTTGTAGAGCAGCGAGCGGGCGTTGTTGCCGTCGTTGAGGGCGGGCAGGCCGCCGATCGACATGTTGACGATGTCGACGCCGCGCTTGGTGACGAGGTCGACCATGCCCTCGGTGAGCGCGACGTTGGTGCAGCCGCCGGACCAGGTGCAGGCGCGCGAGGAGACGATCTTCGCGCCGGGCGCGGCACCGCTCATCTTCCCGCCGAACAGGCCGTTGGCGGAGGTGATGCCCGCGACGTGCGTGCCGTGCTCGGACTCGATGACGCCGATGTTGACGAAGTCGGCCTTCTTGCCGACCCAGTCGCCGCCGTACGGGTCCATCGGGACGTCCTTGCGGATCTCCACGACGAACGGGATGCGCTCGACGACGTCGGTCGCCGGGTTGTCCTTGCCGAAGTACCCGATCTGGTAGCCGTCCTTGTACGGCTTCATCGGGGTGTCGTCGGTGAAGTCGGCGTTGTCGTTCAGGTCGACGGTGACCGTGCCGGCCTTGGCGTCGTAGAGGACGGCCCAGGAGTCGGTGGTGTCGCCGTCGCGGTTCAGGTCGCCCTTGGCGTCGCCGCCCGTGGTGGCGGACTCCTTGAACGTCGAGACCTGGTACGCGCCGGCGGCGGCCTTGAAGGTGCGCCCGCCGTAGGTGAACGTCGGGCCGGCCACGGGGGTGACCATCGCGCGCCAGGTGGCGTCGCCGTCGACGATCGGGTCGGTCGAGGTGACCCAGTCGACGATCTTGCGCTCGCCGGTGGTGGTCTTCTGGAGCGCCGGGTGGCCGAGGTCCACACCGGAGTCGAGGATGCCGATCGTGACGCCGCGGCCGTCGGCCTTCGGGTTGTCCTTCACGAAGTCGACGGCGCCCGTCTCGAAGGACGGGTTGTACGGGTTCTTCGCCGGGGTGCCCTTGCCGGGCGCGGCGTACGAGCCGGAGGCGCCCTGCGAGCCCTTGGCGGTGTCGCCGGCAGGCGTCGGGTCGTCGAGCTCGATCTCTTGGCGCAGGTCGATGCCCTGCACGGAGGAGAGCTTCTCGGCCGCCTTGATAGCGGCGTCCGCCTTGGCGGTCGGCACGGTGGCGCGGACGTAGCCGAGCTTGTCGTAGGTCCGGCCGACGGAGCCGCCCTTGACGGCGTCGAGCTGGTGCGCGACCTGCTCGGTCGAGCCGGGCGTGGTCGCGACCATCATGGTCACGTTCTTCTCGCCGGCCGCCTCGGCCTGGTCGAGGAGCTGCGCGTCGGACGAACCGAGCTTGTCACCGGCCGACTTGACGGGTGCGTCGGTCGACGGAGTGGTGTGCCCGTCCGCGGAGTAGGCCAGGGGTATCGGCCCGGCTGCGGTGAGCGCTGCGACGAGGCCGGCGGCGGCCGCGAGCCGGGCCGCCCGTCTCGCTCCGGATATCGGTGCGCGCTGGGGATCGAGGGTCATCAGCATCCCTGTACGTAAAGGTCGGAAAGGGTCCGGAATTCGGTGCCGGATGACCGGTCAGCTTTACGTAAGTGACGCCTGTTTGGGGAGAGTTGCCCGTGACGTGATCAGGTCATGGCGTACTTCCGCCATACGTCATCGCGGACAAAGCGCCGCATACGGGGAAACGCGCACAGCGGGGCACGGTGCACGCGCACCGCGAGAGGCCCCGCCCGCCGCGTCGCCGACCCGCACGTTCACCACCCCGACCCGCCGCGGACCGCATAACGTCACCGTGTGCACAGGGAACTGAGGGTCGCGGCCTACGCAGTCTGCGTACGGGACGGGCAGGTGCTGCTCGCCCGCTGGGTGGCCGGCGACGGCACCAGACGCTGGACGCTGCCGGGAGGCGGCATGGACCACGGCGAGGACCCGTACGACACCGTGATCCGCGAGCTCGACGAGGAGACCGGCTACGCGGTCGAGCCCGTCACCCTGCTCGGCGTCCACTCCGTCCTGCGCCGCTACCCGCGCAAACTGGGCGCCGTCGCCGACTTCCACGGACTGCGCCTCGTCTACGAGGGCCGCATCGCCGGCGGCGAACTGCGCCACGAGGTGAACGGCTCCACCGACATGGCCGCCTGGCACACCCTCGACGACGTGTCCCGCCTCGCCCGTGTCGAACTCGTCGACGCGGGCCTCGAACTGTGGCGCGACAGGCCCACGTCGGGCCACCTCTTCCCCGAAAAGTGAACACGGAGTGACCGGCTCCTCTACGGCACGCGAGGCGTGCGTGACCGCGCAGGGTGGCCGGTGATCCACGTGGCGTGATCGGCGCTGCCCGTTGCGGCCTCGTTAACGCGCAGGTCATCCCCGATGTCAACGATCCAGTACGAGCGGGTAGTTCTGCCACGGCGAGCGCCCCGCGACCACTGCCGACGCGATCGCACTCGGGGAGACCGCGCCATGCCGCGCATACGCTCTGTCGCCGACACCGCTGCATCCGCCACCGCCGCCAGGGCCGCCTCCATCGCCTCGGCGCTCGACCGCCGCACCTTCCTCGCCGCGTCCGGAGCCGTCTCCCTGACGGCCGGGATCGGCTACGCACTCGGCCCCGGCACGAGCAGCGCCGCCGCGGGGCCCGCGGCGGCGCCTCCCGCGCCGGGACCGGTCCCGGCCGCCGTCTCCCGCCGGGCCCCCGCCGCCCCGCTCGCGCCCTACACGCGCGGCACCACCCTCGGATCCGTCGCCGCCGCCCCCGCCGGCGCGGGCTACCGGCGCCTCGGCGACGGCCCCGCCTGGCAGCGCGTCGTCCGCGGCGACCTCGCGTCCGCCAAGTCGGGGCGCGAGGGCCGGCGCACCGCGCTCGCCGCGTTCGTCCAGTTCACCGACCTGCACCTGGTCGACGTACAGCACCCGCTGCGCTACGAGTACCTGCGTTCCCAGACCGCCAGCGCCTGGCGTCCCCAGGAGTCCCTCTCGGTCGCCGGGGCGGTCTCCCTCGTGGAGCGGGTCAACGCGCTGCGCGGGGCGCCCGTCACCGCGTCGCCCCTGCACTTCGTGATGACGACCGGCGACAACACCGACAACAACGCCAAGTCGGAGCTGGACTGGTTCCTGAAGGCGATGAGCGGCGGGCGCATCACCCCGAACACCGGCGACCCGCGCCGTTACGAAGGCGTGCAGGACAGCGGTCTCAAGCTGTACTGGCACCCGGACACCGCCCTGCGCGACGCCGACAAGCAGCTCGGCTTCCCCCGCATCCACGGCTTCCTGGACGCCGCGATCGCTGAGCTGCGCAGCCCGGGGCTCAACCTGCCCTGGTACTCGACCGTCGGCAACCACGACGCGCTGCCCGGCGGCTGCTACGCGC encodes the following:
- a CDS encoding S8 family serine peptidase, which encodes MTLDPQRAPISGARRAARLAAAAGLVAALTAAGPIPLAYSADGHTTPSTDAPVKSAGDKLGSSDAQLLDQAEAAGEKNVTMMVATTPGSTEQVAHQLDAVKGGSVGRTYDKLGYVRATVPTAKADAAIKAAEKLSSVQGIDLRQEIELDDPTPAGDTAKGSQGASGSYAAPGKGTPAKNPYNPSFETGAVDFVKDNPKADGRGVTIGILDSGVDLGHPALQKTTTGERKIVDWVTSTDPIVDGDATWRAMVTPVAGPTFTYGGRTFKAAAGAYQVSTFKESATTGGDAKGDLNRDGDTTDSWAVLYDAKAGTVTVDLNDNADFTDDTPMKPYKDGYQIGYFGKDNPATDVVERIPFVVEIRKDVPMDPYGGDWVGKKADFVNIGVIESEHGTHVAGITSANGLFGGKMSGAAPGAKIVSSRACTWSGGCTNVALTEGMVDLVTKRGVDIVNMSIGGLPALNDGNNARSLLYKRLIDTYGVQLVISAGNSGPGANTIGDPGLADKVISVGASISKETWAANYGSGVTKRYAMMPFSSRGPREDGGFTPTITAPGAAINTTQTWLPGSPVAEAGYSLPAGYSMLQGTSMASPQAAGASALLLSAAKQKHIALTPAKLRTALTSTAKHISGEQAYAEGSGLIDIVDAWKSIKRGADAHAYTVKAPVDTAIDYALLDPGFGTGIYDREGGLKAGQKKTYDVTVTRTSGPDRAVRHELSLKNNSGSTFRIVGDDTVSLPLNKPVTVKVQAAPKSAGLRSAILEVDDPRTEGVDQQVMATVVVATPLAKPSYTFSDSGSVQRNSTKSYFLTVPEGAKSLEVAMSGLKDKSQTRFISIHPYGVPVDDTSTPSCYPNYNPDNVCRPDLRSYADPQAGVWEIEVEARRTSPQLDNPYKLDVAVLGAAFDPAVQTVPEAKVGTPAAVSWKVTNKFAALDGKLKGGPLGSSKTARPSVKEGETQTSTVVVPAGAERLDVAIGGVSDNAADLDLTVYDQDGNQVAQSADGDSEEAVSISKPAAGTYTVEVVGYSVPSGSTEYDYRDVFFSPTLGQVKVDEAKSVKLGNGDSTQVTAEVVAAAAAPEGREFFGEVQLLNGRGTVAGLGSVKIEKVTP
- a CDS encoding NUDIX hydrolase; translation: MHRELRVAAYAVCVRDGQVLLARWVAGDGTRRWTLPGGGMDHGEDPYDTVIRELDEETGYAVEPVTLLGVHSVLRRYPRKLGAVADFHGLRLVYEGRIAGGELRHEVNGSTDMAAWHTLDDVSRLARVELVDAGLELWRDRPTSGHLFPEK
- a CDS encoding TIGR03767 family metallophosphoesterase; the encoded protein is MPRIRSVADTAASATAARAASIASALDRRTFLAASGAVSLTAGIGYALGPGTSSAAAGPAAAPPAPGPVPAAVSRRAPAAPLAPYTRGTTLGSVAAAPAGAGYRRLGDGPAWQRVVRGDLASAKSGREGRRTALAAFVQFTDLHLVDVQHPLRYEYLRSQTASAWRPQESLSVAGAVSLVERVNALRGAPVTASPLHFVMTTGDNTDNNAKSELDWFLKAMSGGRITPNTGDPRRYEGVQDSGLKLYWHPDTALRDADKQLGFPRIHGFLDAAIAELRSPGLNLPWYSTVGNHDALPGGCYAPGDSFFADFAVGGRKLMELPDSAGKAIWDNVKKGGDPEGQAFKDLLKSQARHMRSVTPDESRAPFTPAEYLKAHLDPAHTGPGPHGHGYTQANVDAGTQYYAFRVADDILGISLDTTDPGGHYEGSIGTAQLNWLERTLKDNEKNGDSHVLVFSHHTSKTMRNLRQDPHHPGEARHGGDELLALLGRHSNVLAWVNGHSHKNDITPHAGPEGRSFWEISTASHVDFPQLARVIEITDNHDGTVSLFTTLIESAAPHRTDFTDLTQTGLAALYRELSFNAPGSRATLSGTPGDRNTELVLRKA